Within Microbacterium proteolyticum, the genomic segment CCGGTGGGCCATGGCGCGGCGCTTCGCGATCGTCACGGTCGGCCTCACCCTCACGATCGTGTCGCTCAACGCGTGGTGGCTGGGGGCGACGCTGCTCGTCGCCGGCGCCGGCATCGCCCCGGCCCTGGCCGTGATGTTCGCCATGACCTCGGCCAGCGTCCGCTTCAGCGAGACCGCCGAGGCCTACGGTTGGATCGGCACGGGGCAGCTCATCGGCGCGGCCGCCGGCTCCGCCGTCGCGGGATTCCTGGTCGACGGCGTCGGGCCGCAGGGCGCGTACATCGCCGCCGCCGGATTCGCCGCCGTGGGCCTCGTGGTGTCGGTGCTGTTCGTCCGCGGTTTCCCCGACCTGCGCCATCGCGACGCGAGCCCGATCCCCGACACCGAACCGGTGCACACGATCACTTGACGCTCGCCCCGCACGCGGCGCGCCGGGCAGACGCGTCAGTGCAACCGACGCAGCAGCTCCAGCACGGCGAGCGCGTAGGCGTCGGCGGGCTCGGGGTGATCGAAGACGAGCGTCGACCCGCCCACCGAGATCTCGACCTCGTGCGTGTCGGACAAGCGTCGCAGTGACCGGAACGACGACCTCAGCATCTCGCGCAGCTGCGCCTCGGACGGCAGCCACAGCGCGTCCTCGGTCGCCACGGAGTCCAGCGCCCACTCGGTCGTGCCGTTGAACGCCAGGATCCGCCCCGTCGGGTACTCCCGCGGCTCCACCGTCATCTCGCTGACGGTGAAGATGTCCGCCTCGAACTCCGGCTCGTTCAACTGGAACCGGTCACCCGAGCGCGGATGCCACACCAACCCGGCCTCGCGCAGAGCCATGGCCATCTCGGTCGAGATCATGGCATCCATTCTGGGGGCGCGCGGGGCGCGCAGGGGCACGGCGGCGCAGCCGACAGAATGGATGCCATGCCTGCTGCCGTGACCCTCCCCCGCCTCTCGTGGGGCGATGTCGACCGCCCCGCCGTGCTCCTGGCCCACGGACTCGGGTCCGACGGCGCGCTCATGTGGCGCTTCGGGACGGCGCTCGCCGACGCGGGCTGGCACGCCGTCGCCGTCGATCTGCGCGGTCACGGCGACGCTCCGCGCGCCCTCGACTACACGCTCGCGGCCTACAGCGCGGATGTGGCCGCGACCCGCCCCGATCACGGCGGCGCGTGGGACGCGGTCGTCGGCCACTCGCTGGGCGGTGCCGCGGTGACGATCGCCGCCGCCGCCGACCCGGACTGGACGCGACGACTGGTGCTCATCGATCCGGCGATCCTGCTCGCCGACCGCGACCGCGACATCGTGCGGGCGAGCCAGGAGCAGGCGTTCGCCGACCCGACCGTCACCGCCGTGCGGTCGCAGCACCCCGACTGGCATCCCACCGACATCGAGCTCAAGGCGCGGGCGACCCAGCGGGCCAGCCGCTGGGCGATCGAGCAGACGAGCCTGCAGAACACGACCTGGGACGCCCGTCCGGCCGCGGCCGCCCTCACCGTCCCCACGCACGTGATCGGTGCCGACCCCGCCGTCCACTCGATCTTCACCGGCGCCCTCGCCGACGAGGTGCTGCAGAACCCCGTCGTGACCATGTCGGTCGTGACGGGTGCCGGGCACTCCCCGCACCGCGATCGCCCCGACGAGACCGTCGCGGCTCTCCTCGCCGCGCTCGGCTGACGTCCCACGGCCGCGATGTCGGGCCGGAGGACCAGAATGGATGCCATGGCCTCCGCGTTCGATCCCGTTCGGTTCCTCCCCGACGACCTGCTCGCCCGGTTGCGCGAACGCGCGCCAGTGCACGACCGCGACAACACGTTCCCGAACGACGACCTCGACGATCTGCGCGCCGCCGGGTACCTCGGCATCCTGGCCGCCGAAGAGCTCGGCGGGGCGGGCCTGTCGCTCGCCGAGGCCGCGGTGCTGCAGCAGCGACTGGCCGGGGCCGCTCCCGCCACCGCACTCGCGGTGAACATGCACCTGGTCTGGACCGGTGTCGCGAAGGTTCTGCGCGATCGGGGCCTCGACGACCTCGAGTTCGTGCTGCGCGGGGCCGCCGCGGGCGAAGTCTTCGCCTTCGGCATCAGCGAGGCCGGCAACGACCTCGTGCTATTCGGCAGCGACACGGAGGCCGTACCCGACGGCGACGGCGGGTACCGGTTCACGGGCACCAAGATCTTCACGTCGCTCTCGCCGGTGTGGGATCACCTCGGCGTGCACGGGCTCGACACGACCTCCCCCGACGCGCCGAAGATGGTGTTCGCGTTCCTCGACCGCGACGAGAGCATCGTGTCCCGCGACGACTGGAACACGATGGGCATGCGCGGCACGCAGAGCCGCACCACCGAACTGCACGGCGCCCACGCCCGGCCCGACCGCGTCGTGCGCCGCCTCGACCCCGGGCCCCAGCCCGACCCGCTCGTCTTCGGCATCTTCGCGGTGTTCGAGATCCTCCTGGCCTCGGTGTACACGGGCGTCGCGCGGCGGGCGCTCGACCTCGCGGTCGACACGGCGCGGGCGCGCCGGTCCAAGAAGACGGGGGCGAGCTACGCGGCCGACCCCGACATCCGCTGGCGCATCGCCGACATGGCTCTCGCGTACGACGCCCTGCCCCCGCAGATCGCGGCGCTGAGCGACGACGTCGACGCGCGCGTCGACCACGGCGCCCGCTGGTTCTCGCTGCTCGCCGGACTCAAGCACCGCGCGGTCACCGCGGCCAAGACCGTGGTCGACGACGCCATGCTGGTGGGCGGCGGGTCTTCGTACTTCGCGACCACGGAACTCAGTCGCCTGTACCGCGACGTGCTGGCCGGGCAGTTCCACCCGTCCGACCCCGAATCCGCCCACTCCGCGCTCGCCACCGCCTGGCTCGGGCCGGTCGACGCGTGATGGCCCGCACACCGACGGCGCTGCTGAGCCCCGCTGACCAGGAACGTCGGCGGGCGTTGCGCCGCATGAAGGGCGTGGCGCTCGGGGCGCTCCTGGCCATGGCGGTCGTGTTCGCCGTGGCGTTCGCGTTCCAGCGCGACGTCGAGTGGCTGCAGTACGTCCGCGCAGCCGCGGAGGGCGGCATGGTCGGCGCGCTCGCGGACTGGTTCGCCGTGACCGCCCTGTTCCGGCGGCCGCTCGGACTGCCGATCCCGCACACGGCGATCATCCCGCGACGCAAGGACGAGATCGGGCAGCAGCTCGGGGAGTTCGTCGAGACCAACTTCCTCGAGGGCCACGTCGTCCGCACGAAGCTCGAGGCCACCCCGCTCGCCGCCCGTGCCGGCGCGTGGCTCGCTGACCCCGCTCACGCCGAACGGCTCGCCGCCGAGGGCGCCGCCCTCGCCACGAGCGTGCTGCGCGCGCTCAGCGACGACGACGTGCAGGGCCTCATCGAGGACCTCGCCCGCGAGCACCTGCTGGAGCCCGACTGGGGTCCGTCGGTGGGCGGCTGGCTCGAACGCGTCGTCGCCGCCGATGCGCACCACGGCGCGGTCGACCTGGCGCTGGACAACATCGCCGTGTGGCTCGGCAACAACCGGGACACGTTCCAGGGGCTCGTCTCGCGACGCCTCCCCTCGTGGGTGCCGAGGCTCGCCCACCGCCTCGTCGACGACACCGTCTACCGCGAAGCCGTCGGGTTCGTGGATGCCGTCCGCGCAGACCCGCGCCACCAGGCGCGCATCGCGATCGACCAGTACCTGGCGCGACTCGCCGACAACCTCCAGCACGACCCGGCGACGAAGACGCGCCTGGAGGAGGCGAAGGCCTCGGTGTTCGACAGCCCCCGCGTCCGCGGCCTCGCCGCCGACGCGTGGAACACCGCGAAGACCGGCCTCCTGCGCTCGCTCGCCGATCCCGAGAGCGCCCTGCGCCGACGCGCGGCGGCCGCCCTCGCCGACGTCGGTGTGCGGCTGCAGAACGAGGAGTCGCTGCAACGCCGGGTGGACGGCTGGGTCACCGACGCCGCGGTGTTCCTCGTCGAGCGCTATCGGCACGACATCGCCTCGATCATCACCGACACGGTGGAACGGTGGGATGCCGCCGAGACGACCGAGAAGATCGAGCTCATGGTCGGCCGCGACCTGCAGTACATCCGACTCAACGGCACGGTCGTGGGCGCTCTCGCGGGTCTCGCCATCTTCACGATCGCGCACCTCGCCTGGGGGTCCTGACGCGCAGACGCGGAACGAAACCTGCTGCCGCGGCCGCGTGTCGGTCGGTACCCTGAGCGCGTGAGCTTCGGTTCGGGGGCGGAGTCCCTCTTCGTGTACGGCACGCTCCAGCTGCCCGAGGTGCAGCTGGACACGTTCGGCCGCCTCCTCTCCGGAGAGGACGACGTGCTGCCCGGGTACCGGCTGGAGTGGGTGGAGATCGACGACGACCGCGTCGCCCAGCTCTCGGGGTTGGACTCCCATCCGATCCTCCGCCGGACCGACGACCCCCGAGACCGCGTATTCGGTCGGGTGCTCGCCCTCACCCCCGAAGAACTGGATGCCGCGGACGAGTACGAGGTGTCGCTGTACCGCCGCGTGTCGGTGCAGCTGGCCAGCGGCATCCGGGCGTGGGTGTACGTCGGCCACTGACACCACCCGTCGCAGAGGACACGCCGTCGACGTCTGCCCTCATCTCGCAGGCCCCACCTGGATATCCTCATCTCGGATGACGGCTTCACCCCGCGCCGCGTGCGCTCCGCGTCCGACTCCTCCCTGGCAGCGAAGCGGAGAAACGATGATCCAACTGATCCTGGCCCGGCACGCCAAATCGGACTGGGCCGACGAGGGGCTCGACGACCACGACCGTCCGCTCAACGATCGCGGCCGCCGGGACGCGCCGGCCATGGCCCGGTCGGTCCTGCGCCGCGGCGTGCGCCCGGAGGTGCTCCTCTCGAGCACCGCGGTGCGCGCCCGCAGCACCGCGGACGCGTTCGCCGAGGAGTTCGAGGTCGAGGTGACCGAGCGGCCCGAGCTCTACCTCGCCGAACCCGACGCCCTTCTGGATGCCGCCCGCGCCAGCGGGGCGCACGAGGTCATGGTCGTGGCCCACGACCCCGGCATGAGCGAACTGGTGTCACGACTCGCCGATCGCGACGTGCGGATGGTCACGTCGGCCGTGGCGATCTTCACGTGGCACGAGGGCGACTGGAGCGACGTCGGGTCGACCGCGCCCGACGAGTTCGAGCTGCTCACCCCCTGAGACGAGCTCGGGCCGTCAGGCCGCGCCCGAGACCCCGAAAGCCCGCGCCAGGACGTCCTCCGGTCGGCCGTCGTCGTGTTCCGCCCACCAGGTGAGAGACGCGCTCACGACGGCGGCGAGCGCGTGGGCGCGCACGACGGCCGCGAGCTCGTCGGCTTCGGGATCGCGGCTGACGAGGAATTGGCGGGTCTCGTCGGTCACCGCCGTCAATCGAGGATCCGCGCGCAGATCGAGCGCCGGGGTGACGCGAATGACCCGCAAGCGACGGCGGGTGACCTCGATCTGTTCGTCGGGGAACGCCGAGGCGACGACGTAGGCGGACTGGAGAGCCCGCACGGCATCCCCGCCGTCGTCGGTCTCGAGCGCCGCCCGGAAGCGCGCGACGAACTCGTCGAGACCGCCCCAGACCAGCGACGGCTTGCTCGGGAAGAGCCGGAACAGGGAGCGCCGGCTGACGTCCGCCTCGCGCGCGACGTCATCCATCGACACCGCGTCGAAGCCCTTCTCGTCGAACAGTCGCAGGGCGACCAGCGAGACGGCATCCGGGGAGATCGTGCGCGGTCGACCGAGGGAAGAGGGCATGGCATCCTTTCGGCACTCAGTGCTATAACGGTGCTGACGCGCCTCGCGCCATTCGATCTCGAGGAGGAGTTCTCATGTCACCGTCATCCACCGGACGTTTCGCCGGCAAGACCATCATCGTCACCGGAGCAGGATCGGGCATCGGGCGCGCCACGGCTCATCGGATCGCGCACGAGGGCGGGCGAGTCGTCGCCACCGACGTCGTCGAAGAGCGCCTCGACGCCCTCACCACGGAACTCGCGGGCCTGGACGTCGCCACGGTCGCGGGCGACGTCTCCTCCACCGAAACGATCGACGCCCTCCTGGATGCCGCGGGCGACCGCATCGACGGGCTCGCCAACATCGCCGGGATCATGGACGGGTTCCTGCCGCCCAGCGAAGTCGACGACGCGACGTGGGACCGGGTGTTCGCGGTCAACCTCACTGCTCCGATGCGCCTGACCCGCGCCGTCCTCCCCCGCATGATCGAGGCGGGGGCGGGCGCCATCGTCACCGTGTCGTCGGAGGCGGGGCTGCGCGGCTCGGCGGCGGGCACCGCCTACACCTCGTCCAAGCACGCCGTGATCGGCTTCACCAAGAGCGTCGCGTTCTTCCACGGACCGCAGGGGATCCGCGCGAACGCCGTGGCACCCGGCGCGGTCGCGACGAACATCGAGGCGCCGATGCGCAGCGCCTACGCCGGATCGCGGATCGGGCCGATCCTGCAGACGATCGTGCCGCCCGTGGCGCAGGCCGAGCAGCTCGCCGCCGCGATCACCTGGCTGCTGAGCGACGATTCCGCCAACGTCAACGGCGCGATCCTCCCGAGCGACGGCGGCTGGTCCGCGATCTGAGACCGGCGGCCCACCCGGGCCGAGTGTCCAGGACACGCCGATAGCCGCGCCGCGCATCGGCGTGTCTTGGACACTGAAGCATCGCGGCCGGGCGCACGCCGGCCGCCGCACGCGCCTCAGCGCACGACGAGGCGCGGCTCCACGAGCACGTGGGCAGCACCCGCCGTCGCGGGGCGCGGAGCCACGACCGTACCCTCCTCGCCCATCAGCAGGTCGAGGGCCCCGGATGCCACGCGCTCGGGCAGCTGCTCGACACTCGACAGCCCGAGCGCCTCGGCGGCGGGGGTGTTGTCGAAGCCGATGACAGGGATGTCCGCTCGTCCGGCGACGGTCGTGGCCAGGTGCGCGCCGATCGCGAGCGAGTCGCTCGCGCAGACGATCCCGTCCACGTCCGGGTCGTGCGCCAGCCCCTCGGCGACGACGTCGCGCGCGAGGGCGACGTTGTCCTCGACGACCCACCGCGGACCCGCGGCCGCCCCGACGCTCTCGCGCCAGCCGCGCTCGCGCTCATCGCCCGTGCCGGAGCCGCGCGGCCACCCCAGGAACGCCACTCGCCGGGCACTCCCGGCGCGCAGGTGCTCTGTGGCCGCGCGCGTTCCGGCGGCGCCGTCGACGTCGACCCAGAGGTGCGCGGGGGCGGCGACGTCGTCCTCGCCCCACGGGCGCCCGAACGACACGAAGGGCAGTCCCCGTTCGTTGAGCCAGCCGGTGCGAGGATCCCCATGGAAAGTGCCGGTGACGACGACGGCATCCACTTCTCCGCCCTCGAGCAGGTCGCCGAGGCGGTCGATCTCCTCTTCCGCGGTGCGCGCGGCGTAGAGGAGCACGCGCATGTCGCGCTCGCTCGCGCGCTCGGTGAGGGCGTGGACGAAG encodes:
- a CDS encoding acyl-CoA dehydrogenase family protein, whose translation is MASAFDPVRFLPDDLLARLRERAPVHDRDNTFPNDDLDDLRAAGYLGILAAEELGGAGLSLAEAAVLQQRLAGAAPATALAVNMHLVWTGVAKVLRDRGLDDLEFVLRGAAAGEVFAFGISEAGNDLVLFGSDTEAVPDGDGGYRFTGTKIFTSLSPVWDHLGVHGLDTTSPDAPKMVFAFLDRDESIVSRDDWNTMGMRGTQSRTTELHGAHARPDRVVRRLDPGPQPDPLVFGIFAVFEILLASVYTGVARRALDLAVDTARARRSKKTGASYAADPDIRWRIADMALAYDALPPQIAALSDDVDARVDHGARWFSLLAGLKHRAVTAAKTVVDDAMLVGGGSSYFATTELSRLYRDVLAGQFHPSDPESAHSALATAWLGPVDA
- a CDS encoding LacI family DNA-binding transcriptional regulator; its protein translation is MTKAPTVEDVARVAGVSRQTVSNVVNTPAIVREATRIRVEAAIAELGYRPHAAARRLRTRRSSTIGIHLDPYAGGIAGVVLDRFVHALTERASERDMRVLLYAARTAEEEIDRLGDLLEGGEVDAVVVTGTFHGDPRTGWLNERGLPFVSFGRPWGEDDVAAPAHLWVDVDGAAGTRAATEHLRAGSARRVAFLGWPRGSGTGDERERGWRESVGAAAGPRWVVEDNVALARDVVAEGLAHDPDVDGIVCASDSLAIGAHLATTVAGRADIPVIGFDNTPAAEALGLSSVEQLPERVASGALDLLMGEEGTVVAPRPATAGAAHVLVEPRLVVR
- a CDS encoding DUF445 domain-containing protein — protein: MARTPTALLSPADQERRRALRRMKGVALGALLAMAVVFAVAFAFQRDVEWLQYVRAAAEGGMVGALADWFAVTALFRRPLGLPIPHTAIIPRRKDEIGQQLGEFVETNFLEGHVVRTKLEATPLAARAGAWLADPAHAERLAAEGAALATSVLRALSDDDVQGLIEDLAREHLLEPDWGPSVGGWLERVVAADAHHGAVDLALDNIAVWLGNNRDTFQGLVSRRLPSWVPRLAHRLVDDTVYREAVGFVDAVRADPRHQARIAIDQYLARLADNLQHDPATKTRLEEAKASVFDSPRVRGLAADAWNTAKTGLLRSLADPESALRRRAAAALADVGVRLQNEESLQRRVDGWVTDAAVFLVERYRHDIASIITDTVERWDAAETTEKIELMVGRDLQYIRLNGTVVGALAGLAIFTIAHLAWGS
- a CDS encoding TetR family transcriptional regulator, yielding MPSSLGRPRTISPDAVSLVALRLFDEKGFDAVSMDDVAREADVSRRSLFRLFPSKPSLVWGGLDEFVARFRAALETDDGGDAVRALQSAYVVASAFPDEQIEVTRRRLRVIRVTPALDLRADPRLTAVTDETRQFLVSRDPEADELAAVVRAHALAAVVSASLTWWAEHDDGRPEDVLARAFGVSGAA
- a CDS encoding SixA phosphatase family protein; its protein translation is MIQLILARHAKSDWADEGLDDHDRPLNDRGRRDAPAMARSVLRRGVRPEVLLSSTAVRARSTADAFAEEFEVEVTERPELYLAEPDALLDAARASGAHEVMVVAHDPGMSELVSRLADRDVRMVTSAVAIFTWHEGDWSDVGSTAPDEFELLTP
- a CDS encoding pilus assembly protein CpaE, with the translated sequence MISTEMAMALREAGLVWHPRSGDRFQLNEPEFEADIFTVSEMTVEPREYPTGRILAFNGTTEWALDSVATEDALWLPSEAQLREMLRSSFRSLRRLSDTHEVEISVGGSTLVFDHPEPADAYALAVLELLRRLH
- a CDS encoding gamma-glutamylcyclotransferase family protein, translated to MSFGSGAESLFVYGTLQLPEVQLDTFGRLLSGEDDVLPGYRLEWVEIDDDRVAQLSGLDSHPILRRTDDPRDRVFGRVLALTPEELDAADEYEVSLYRRVSVQLASGIRAWVYVGH
- a CDS encoding alpha/beta fold hydrolase, translated to MPAAVTLPRLSWGDVDRPAVLLAHGLGSDGALMWRFGTALADAGWHAVAVDLRGHGDAPRALDYTLAAYSADVAATRPDHGGAWDAVVGHSLGGAAVTIAAAADPDWTRRLVLIDPAILLADRDRDIVRASQEQAFADPTVTAVRSQHPDWHPTDIELKARATQRASRWAIEQTSLQNTTWDARPAAAALTVPTHVIGADPAVHSIFTGALADEVLQNPVVTMSVVTGAGHSPHRDRPDETVAALLAALG
- a CDS encoding SDR family NAD(P)-dependent oxidoreductase; its protein translation is MSPSSTGRFAGKTIIVTGAGSGIGRATAHRIAHEGGRVVATDVVEERLDALTTELAGLDVATVAGDVSSTETIDALLDAAGDRIDGLANIAGIMDGFLPPSEVDDATWDRVFAVNLTAPMRLTRAVLPRMIEAGAGAIVTVSSEAGLRGSAAGTAYTSSKHAVIGFTKSVAFFHGPQGIRANAVAPGAVATNIEAPMRSAYAGSRIGPILQTIVPPVAQAEQLAAAITWLLSDDSANVNGAILPSDGGWSAI